From the Bacillus tuaregi genome, one window contains:
- a CDS encoding nuclease-related domain-containing protein yields the protein MHVEERKWSMLLKERTMPIELSALRSLDARIDLSTEEKGRLMRLEKGYQGEVMFDLLTEKLQSEVFILNDLCLEFNRSVFQIDTLLISQDTYYLIEVKNFEGDAYYANEGFFSINKTELMNPLDQLKRSKLLLSHLLRSLGYHSNIEGYVIFINPEFTLFQAPIHAPIILPTQINRFMKKLQQKSAKINVHYRKLADQLISQHQILPPRLPDYQYNQLKKGVACPKCHSFITSEVIRKAKCMVCGFEEGIDTVVLRCVEELRLLFPDTMITTNIVYDWCDVIVSKKQIARILKENYNVIGYGKWTYYE from the coding sequence ATGCATGTTGAAGAAAGGAAGTGGAGTATGCTGTTAAAGGAACGAACGATGCCCATTGAATTAAGTGCACTACGCTCACTAGATGCGCGTATCGATTTATCCACCGAAGAAAAGGGCCGATTGATGAGATTAGAAAAAGGCTATCAAGGAGAAGTGATGTTTGACCTGTTAACAGAAAAGCTACAATCTGAAGTTTTTATCTTAAATGATTTATGTTTGGAGTTTAATCGCTCAGTTTTTCAAATTGACACGTTACTCATCTCGCAGGATACATATTACCTGATTGAGGTTAAAAATTTCGAAGGGGACGCGTATTATGCGAATGAAGGCTTCTTTTCAATCAATAAGACAGAATTGATGAATCCATTGGATCAACTCAAGCGCAGTAAATTATTGTTGAGTCATCTGCTACGAAGCCTAGGATATCATTCAAACATTGAAGGATACGTTATTTTTATCAACCCCGAGTTTACTTTATTCCAGGCCCCCATTCATGCACCAATTATTCTCCCCACCCAAATCAACCGCTTTATGAAAAAACTTCAGCAAAAATCAGCAAAAATAAATGTCCACTATAGGAAGCTCGCCGATCAATTAATTTCGCAGCATCAAATTTTACCTCCGAGATTACCGGACTATCAGTATAACCAGTTGAAAAAGGGCGTTGCATGTCCTAAGTGTCATTCTTTTATCACTTCTGAAGTCATCCGAAAAGCTAAATGTATGGTGTGCGGTTTCGAAGAGGGAATTGATACAGTTGTTTTGCGGTGTGTGGAGGAATTGCGTTTGCTTTTTCCGGATACGATGATTACGACGAATATTGTTTATGATTGGTGTGATGTAATTGTGTCAAAAAAGCAGATTGCTCGCATTCTTAAGGAGAATTATAACGTGATTGGTTATGGGAAGTGGACTTATTATGAATGA
- a CDS encoding YbaK family protein: MNVITTFVEKRREKQIKYEKSVLREISVKALKEKVQQYFGSSRLTQSLIMNTGIEEACYDVAIEAYLLGANMGRFGYYGESAKEVKKRCQQEEKHLVDTLYNFLLYWGSGEEGAMSESLYYLCEQYVDSWWMEGFFKGERRIKLKLH, encoded by the coding sequence GTGAATGTCATTACAACCTTTGTAGAAAAAAGAAGAGAGAAACAGATTAAATATGAAAAGTCCGTTCTTCGCGAGATATCGGTGAAGGCGTTAAAGGAAAAGGTACAGCAATACTTCGGTTCATCGCGGTTAACACAAAGCTTGATTATGAATACAGGGATAGAAGAGGCTTGCTATGATGTAGCTATTGAAGCCTATTTATTGGGAGCTAATATGGGCCGGTTCGGTTATTACGGGGAATCGGCAAAGGAAGTGAAAAAGCGTTGTCAGCAGGAGGAGAAGCATCTTGTTGATACTTTATATAATTTTTTATTGTACTGGGGTAGTGGGGAAGAAGGCGCCATGAGTGAATCGCTCTATTATCTCTGCGAGCAGTATGTAGATAGCTGGTGGATGGAGGGCTTTTTTAAAGGTGAAAGGAGAATTAAGCTAAAGCTCCATTAA
- the rpsI gene encoding 30S ribosomal protein S9 produces MAQVQYIGTGRRKSSVARVRLVPGDGKVIINGREMVEYIPFAALREVVNQPLVATETLGSYDVLVNVNGGGYTGQAGAIRHGIARALLQADPEFRSTLKRAGLLTRDPRMKERKKYGLKGARRAPQFSKR; encoded by the coding sequence TTGGCACAGGTTCAATATATCGGTACTGGTCGTCGTAAAAGCTCCGTTGCACGTGTTCGTTTAGTTCCAGGCGACGGTAAAGTAATCATCAATGGTCGTGAAATGGTTGAGTATATTCCATTCGCTGCATTACGTGAGGTTGTTAACCAACCTTTAGTAGCTACTGAAACTCTTGGCAGCTATGATGTTCTTGTAAATGTAAATGGTGGAGGTTACACTGGTCAAGCTGGAGCAATCCGTCACGGTATCGCTCGTGCGTTACTACAAGCTGACCCAGAATTCCGTTCAACACTAAAGCGCGCTGGATTACTTACTCGTGACCCACGTATGAAAGAACGTAAAAAATACGGTCTTAAAGGCGCTCGTCGTGCACCTCAGTTCTCAAAACGTTAA